The following coding sequences lie in one Methylotuvimicrobium alcaliphilum 20Z genomic window:
- a CDS encoding PEP-CTERM sorting domain-containing protein — MSTLKTLAAASLIAASGSAAAFTDFYINNGADYGGIGTEVCPECTGIKEHGAISYQSQTLVDLQNANQLTVGDTITTYAGILAGGGNINPQTSGLNQFTAFIPGQPENSNNGLGTNWFMSFYTDNMKGTISDLTNPAQPEVTYTEGTINLLYSTDGIDWTNFMDLIVKKSVYDTANNLSITGTVDFSDVDDLVYKDLFNFADGTSFYDIWLAGEDFDIPFQLDQNLGVPTIDFLDAGTAKIAGTHGAQLYFDTVPEPATLALLGFGLLGFAGARKRRLA, encoded by the coding sequence ATGAGTACATTAAAAACACTGGCCGCAGCTTCTCTAATAGCAGCATCAGGAAGTGCAGCAGCTTTCACTGATTTTTATATTAATAATGGCGCCGATTACGGAGGAATTGGCACCGAAGTATGTCCTGAATGCACTGGTATAAAAGAGCATGGGGCAATATCTTACCAATCACAAACCTTGGTTGATTTACAAAACGCAAATCAGTTGACAGTAGGGGATACTATTACGACCTATGCCGGAATTTTAGCCGGTGGTGGTAATATAAACCCGCAAACTTCTGGTTTAAACCAATTTACTGCATTTATTCCTGGGCAACCAGAAAATTCAAATAATGGACTTGGAACCAATTGGTTTATGTCTTTTTATACCGATAACATGAAAGGCACAATTTCGGACCTTACCAACCCAGCTCAACCGGAAGTGACTTATACCGAAGGTACGATCAATCTTCTATACTCTACGGATGGCATTGATTGGACCAATTTTATGGACTTAATCGTTAAGAAAAGCGTATACGATACAGCCAATAACCTGAGTATTACCGGTACTGTTGATTTTAGCGATGTCGATGACTTGGTTTATAAAGATTTGTTTAATTTTGCGGATGGAACTTCTTTTTATGATATTTGGTTGGCTGGTGAAGATTTTGACATTCCGTTCCAACTTGATCAGAACTTAGGCGTACCTACAATTGATTTCTTAGATGCTGGTACCGCTAAGATAGCAGGTACTCACGGTGCTCAACTTTATTTTGATACTGTACCTGAGCCCGCTACTTTGGCTCTATTAGGTTTTGGTCTATTAGGTTTTGCTGGGGCTAGAAAACGTAGGCTAGCCTAA
- a CDS encoding ParE family toxin-like protein yields the protein MSAFAKNLGALVEIRELADKNYELLKENPRHPSIRLKRIEELWSARVGQNYRVIGIDAPDGIQWIWIGSHADYDKFIA from the coding sequence ATTTCAGCTTTCGCGAAAAATCTTGGCGCGCTTGTCGAGATTCGAGAACTTGCTGATAAAAATTACGAATTGCTTAAGGAAAACCCTCGTCATCCATCTATTCGATTGAAACGTATTGAAGAATTATGGTCTGCGCGAGTGGGTCAGAATTACCGTGTCATCGGAATTGATGCCCCAGATGGAATCCAATGGATTTGGATCGGTTCTCATGCCGACTATGACAAATTTATTGCCTAA
- a CDS encoding tetratricopeptide repeat protein, giving the protein MNKKKQVFVKTKQFVIFPLLLVGSQSIAAIYGVNELDKVPFLSFDEKLSTEAGSDALISDLPAFENIKEEALKDEFITILQQINKRQFQEARDRVQQVIKRRPDLALAYILKAKIDLSEKDRSSALTSLNKALEIDSKNQAAMLGIASIYLNEGKSKNAKDLVQQAIAVDKKTVAPYLMMAEMANRENNLTEVERILVNGLESVKGQIADEATIISSLAQLYKYQRQPRKVLALVQEINGRYPNHSVALSLLVGAQLLNNQAEEAGQTLRLLIARNDQDILHRMMLANILVNQPDKVEEVLVLLEKVSSIAPDNLQILVQKANLFIRVKHFDEAMNVAQQVAALAPQTRLGKAIEGDVYQAQNKLDQAYEAYKDAYRIQASPKLLGLMVDILTFQGKQDEAIGLLRTELKADDKNIAGHFRLAVLLQQQDKLVEAAKHYDAILGIQPQNSLALNNLAWIYHQQNNPQALELADRAFALAPNSAAVVDTLGVILFKQGQVQKAVDHLEKALTLKPGDLNIKYHLAEAYAAQGNKKRATELLELIAQESSEVGSKNKAIELLRQLK; this is encoded by the coding sequence ATGAACAAAAAAAAACAAGTCTTCGTTAAAACAAAGCAATTTGTTATTTTTCCATTATTATTGGTTGGTTCGCAAAGTATTGCTGCAATCTATGGCGTGAATGAGTTGGATAAAGTCCCATTTTTGTCATTTGATGAAAAATTAAGCACCGAGGCTGGTTCGGATGCTTTGATATCTGATCTGCCGGCGTTCGAAAACATAAAGGAAGAAGCACTAAAGGACGAGTTTATAACTATATTACAACAAATAAATAAAAGGCAATTTCAAGAAGCTAGGGATAGAGTTCAACAAGTTATCAAGAGGAGGCCAGATTTAGCCTTGGCTTACATTCTTAAAGCCAAAATAGATTTAAGCGAGAAAGATAGGTCATCTGCTTTGACTAGTTTAAACAAGGCGCTGGAAATAGATAGTAAAAACCAAGCCGCAATGCTGGGTATTGCTTCGATATATCTCAATGAAGGAAAGTCGAAAAATGCTAAGGATCTAGTACAGCAAGCCATTGCAGTCGATAAGAAAACTGTCGCCCCATATCTAATGATGGCGGAAATGGCGAATAGAGAAAACAATTTGACTGAAGTGGAAAGAATTCTAGTAAATGGCTTAGAGAGCGTTAAGGGTCAGATTGCTGATGAGGCTACGATAATATCCAGCCTGGCGCAATTATATAAATATCAAAGGCAGCCGCGTAAGGTCTTAGCGTTGGTTCAGGAAATAAACGGCCGATATCCTAATCATTCCGTAGCCCTGTCTTTATTAGTGGGTGCGCAACTATTGAATAACCAGGCAGAAGAGGCAGGGCAAACACTTCGTCTTTTAATAGCGCGAAATGATCAAGACATTTTGCACCGAATGATGTTGGCGAATATTTTGGTTAATCAGCCAGATAAAGTCGAAGAGGTCTTGGTGCTATTGGAGAAAGTATCTTCTATTGCCCCTGACAATTTACAAATTTTGGTTCAAAAAGCCAATCTATTCATCAGGGTCAAGCATTTTGATGAGGCCATGAATGTCGCACAACAAGTAGCTGCTCTCGCGCCACAAACTAGACTAGGTAAAGCAATCGAGGGCGATGTTTATCAAGCCCAAAATAAGCTAGATCAAGCTTATGAGGCTTACAAGGACGCTTATAGGATTCAGGCGAGCCCTAAGTTGTTGGGTTTGATGGTTGATATATTGACTTTTCAGGGTAAGCAAGACGAGGCAATAGGGTTGTTAAGAACGGAGTTGAAAGCAGATGATAAAAATATTGCGGGGCATTTTCGACTTGCAGTTCTGTTGCAGCAACAGGATAAGTTGGTGGAAGCGGCAAAGCATTACGATGCCATTTTAGGCATACAGCCTCAGAATTCATTAGCGCTAAATAATCTTGCTTGGATTTATCACCAACAAAATAATCCTCAGGCACTTGAATTAGCAGATCGCGCTTTTGCTTTAGCACCCAATTCTGCCGCCGTAGTTGATACGCTTGGGGTGATTTTATTTAAACAGGGACAGGTGCAAAAAGCAGTTGATCACTTGGAAAAAGCTTTAACGTTAAAACCCGGTGATCTTAATATCAAATATCATTTGGCTGAAGCTTATGCCGCCCAAGGTAACAAAAAGCGTGCTACTGAGCTTTTAGAATTAATTGCTCAGGAGAGCAGTGAGGTCGGATCAAAAAACAAGGCTATTGAGTTGTTGCGTCAGTTAAAATAG
- a CDS encoding transposase, whose translation MKQPQLTDTLFDDFLQELPADFQEQAYELQAFARARKIRSPLQLLQLVLLYCGLDLSLRSCAGEVAKLQGYLSDTAVTKRLAACVAWIKSLLKRVFGLDKQINNGSLNFIVIDGSTVQEPGAKETTYRLHVAIDLMSLTLREVNVTTDKVGESLDHYQLTAGDVALLDRGYNQPKSLVPVIDRGGHVVLRYNPHSMTLYERCNEPKGVKIDWEQRIRDLNGQPGAIPVYLCHQDKRIEGVVHAMPLPPEQAAQARRKAKQRARDKGRTASQKTLMLSGWVLIFTSLPEALLDTKSIAELYRVRWQVELVIKRLKSLLDIDRLRARKDSKLADLYLHGKLLFAAVTQKIAQRRFGRAATTMDGDRSITHWRLWRTIANEIKAGLTACFPINKRFIDDCTKSLCERPRKRKLQGLPGRVLELIIEGRGGGVSLT comes from the coding sequence ATGAAGCAGCCACAGCTAACAGATACCCTTTTTGATGACTTTTTGCAAGAGCTTCCAGCAGATTTCCAGGAGCAGGCCTATGAATTACAGGCGTTTGCACGGGCACGGAAAATCCGATCACCGTTGCAATTATTACAGTTAGTCCTGTTGTATTGCGGACTGGACTTGTCGTTGCGCAGCTGTGCCGGCGAAGTTGCCAAGCTTCAAGGCTATTTGAGCGACACGGCGGTGACCAAGCGACTGGCGGCCTGCGTGGCGTGGATCAAGTCGTTACTGAAGCGTGTGTTCGGATTGGATAAACAGATTAACAATGGCTCCTTGAATTTCATTGTGATTGACGGTTCGACCGTGCAAGAACCCGGCGCGAAAGAAACAACGTATCGCTTGCATGTGGCGATCGACTTGATGAGCTTGACACTCCGCGAGGTCAACGTCACGACCGATAAAGTCGGCGAGAGCTTGGATCACTATCAGTTGACTGCAGGTGATGTCGCGTTGCTTGATCGAGGCTACAACCAACCGAAGTCTTTAGTCCCGGTCATTGATCGCGGCGGCCACGTCGTGCTGCGCTACAATCCACACAGCATGACCCTTTACGAACGGTGCAACGAACCGAAAGGTGTTAAAATCGATTGGGAACAGCGCATACGCGATTTGAATGGTCAGCCGGGTGCGATACCCGTTTATCTGTGCCATCAAGACAAACGTATTGAAGGCGTGGTGCATGCGATGCCGTTACCGCCGGAACAGGCGGCGCAAGCACGCCGCAAAGCGAAACAACGCGCGCGTGATAAAGGTCGCACGGCGAGCCAAAAGACCTTGATGCTGAGCGGCTGGGTGTTGATTTTTACTTCGCTCCCCGAAGCGCTGCTCGACACGAAATCAATCGCTGAGCTCTACCGGGTTCGCTGGCAAGTGGAGCTGGTCATAAAGCGGCTAAAGAGCTTGCTTGATATCGACCGGCTACGCGCCCGAAAAGACAGCAAGCTGGCGGATTTATATTTGCATGGCAAGTTACTGTTTGCTGCAGTGACTCAAAAAATAGCGCAGCGCCGATTCGGCCGGGCGGCCACCACAATGGACGGTGATCGTTCGATTACCCATTGGCGTTTATGGCGCACGATCGCCAATGAGATCAAGGCAGGACTTACGGCTTGTTTTCCAATAAATAAGCGATTTATCGATGACTGCACAAAAAGCCTCTGTGAGCGTCCGCGCAAGAGAAAGCTTCAGGGTTTGCCGGGGCGTGTTTTGGAGCTCATTATTGAAGGTCGGGGAGGTGGCGTTAGTCTTACTTAA